One stretch of Pedobacter riviphilus DNA includes these proteins:
- a CDS encoding XrtY-associated glycosyltransferase XYAG1 has protein sequence MKIIHITASYKPAYIYGGPIQSVAKLCEALVELTVSVEGLGIHEVQVLTTTANGQNELDIPINKPVLVDGASVTYFKRLTKDHSHFSPKLLWELKKMRQTPNAKLIIHIHAWWNLVSVLSCWMAKWYKIPVVLSPRGMLTTYTQNNRNSFSKKLLHNLIGKKLLQYCHIHATSEQEKQDILKIVTPKSITVIPNLVNIKESLNSSQLAIDNNDTTVFHLIFLSRIEEKKGLELLFDALSLLDINWQLSIAGSGKEGYVESLKLKAENLKLNPRINWIGQVTDQDKYNLIAKHDLLVLTSFNENFANVVIESLSVGTPVLISDRVGLSDYVREQQLGWVCTLEVSDIKEKLINAYHAQKVREKMKQAAPEVIRRDFNDKALAKRYLELYRRLA, from the coding sequence GTGAAAATCATCCACATCACAGCTTCCTACAAACCCGCTTACATTTATGGTGGCCCTATACAAAGCGTTGCCAAACTGTGCGAAGCATTGGTAGAGTTAACGGTTAGCGTTGAGGGGTTAGGGATTCATGAGGTACAGGTATTAACAACTACGGCAAATGGACAAAATGAACTGGATATACCTATAAACAAACCCGTTTTAGTTGATGGCGCATCCGTAACTTATTTTAAACGTTTAACTAAAGATCATAGTCATTTTTCGCCTAAACTTTTGTGGGAACTGAAAAAGATGCGCCAAACGCCAAACGCCAAACTCATTATCCACATTCATGCCTGGTGGAACCTGGTTTCGGTTTTAAGCTGCTGGATGGCCAAATGGTACAAAATACCGGTAGTACTTTCGCCCAGAGGAATGCTCACCACCTATACCCAAAATAACCGCAATTCATTCTCGAAAAAACTGTTGCATAACCTCATCGGGAAAAAACTGCTACAATATTGCCACATCCACGCTACCAGCGAACAGGAGAAACAGGATATACTTAAAATTGTTACGCCAAAAAGCATTACGGTAATCCCAAACCTGGTTAATATAAAGGAATCGCTTAACAGTTCTCAACTGGCCATTGACAATAACGATACAACAGTTTTCCACTTGATTTTCCTGTCGCGCATTGAAGAAAAAAAAGGACTTGAGCTGCTGTTTGACGCTTTATCCTTGCTGGATATTAACTGGCAACTGAGCATTGCAGGTTCGGGAAAGGAAGGTTATGTTGAAAGTTTAAAGCTAAAAGCGGAAAACCTTAAGCTAAACCCGCGTATTAATTGGATAGGGCAAGTTACTGACCAAGATAAGTATAACTTGATAGCCAAACACGATTTATTGGTACTAACGTCTTTTAACGAAAATTTTGCCAATGTAGTAATAGAAAGTTTAAGTGTAGGCACACCTGTTTTAATATCTGATCGAGTGGGTTTATCAGATTATGTGCGCGAACAGCAATTGGGCTGGGTATGCACATTGGAAGTGAGCGATATTAAAGAAAAATTAATAAACGCTTATCATGCCCAAAAAGTAAGAGAAAAGATGAAACAAGCTGCACCTGAAGTTATCAGGAGAGACTTTAACGATAAAGCTTTGGCTAAACGATACCTGGAGTTATATAGAAGATTGGCTTAA